A single region of the Onychomys torridus chromosome 11, mOncTor1.1, whole genome shotgun sequence genome encodes:
- the Tstd1 gene encoding thiosulfate:glutathione sulfurtransferase has protein sequence MLRVAFLRLHHTIAAAGTMTGVSTVSFSELRSLLASGRARLFDVRSREEAEAGTIPGALNIPVSELEIALTMDPAAFQALYSAEKPKLEDKNLVFFCQMGKRGFQATQLAQGLGYTGARHYAGAYQEWLEKEG, from the exons atgCTTCGGGTTGCCTTCCTGCGTCTCCATCACACAATTGCTGCTGCTGGCACCATGACTGGAG TGTCTACAGTCTCGTTCTCTGAACTACGCTCACTCCTGGCCTCAGGCAGGGCCCGGCTCTTCGATGTTCGATCTCgggaggaggcagaagctggtacCATCCCCGGGGCACTCAACATCCCTG tgtctgagctGGAAATCGCCTTGACCATGGACCCAGCTGCTTTCCAAGCCTTGTACAGTGCTGAGAAGCCAAAGCTGGAAGACAAGaatcttgttttcttctgtcaGATGGGCAAGCGGGGCTTCCAGGCCACACAGCTGGCACAAGGTCTTGGATACACAGG GGCTCGACACTATGCTGGGGCCTATCAGGAATGGCTGGAGAAAGAGGGCTAG